The DNA segment ATCAGTGCTGGGTCTCTATGCACACAGGTGAGGGGGGAAGGCACACAGTGGGGTTCTGCCCATCCTGCATGAGGTGGGGCCAGCAGACACCGTGGTAGAGGAGATCCCCCCACGTCTCCGTGTATAAACCCGTAAGCATCACTCACTCGTCTTCTGATGAACCCCCCATGTCCATCTCGGActgcttctcttctttcatgGTGCCTGTGACCACCTGTGGGAAGTGGGAGGAGCAGTTTAGGGGAcaaggggagggaggcaagcaTAGCCACTAAGGACGGAACTGATGCACCTGCCTGAGGATCAGACGGGGGCCTGGAAACTGTGCCGGCACTGGGCATCTTCCCATGAGTTTGGGCACCGTGAAGTGAAAATTGCCAATTGGGGGACCCTGGCCAAGGAACTGTGCCCTCCATGTGGGCCACTGTGACTTCTGGACTGtaatcccaactctgccactgGATGACCTTCCTTGAGTCCTTAAAACCCATGGTGCCTCCAAGACAGCCTCGTGAGTAGCTAATAACCAGCATTCTTTACTGTACGGTGTGTTCTGAGGGCAAAGACTTggaataagtaattaaaaaacaatccctGGGTAGGAGCTTAAACATGAGAGAGCTGGAAAACTTGCAGAGGTAGCTGACCATTACAGCTGAGAACTGGAGGGCATTGTGGGACGCTTGTGTTGGGTCCAGACAGGCCTTTGGTCAACCCCTTCATTTCACAGAAAATGATGATACTATGACGATGAGGATGAGGATGCGGACgaggtggcagtggtggtggtggtgataatggtgatggtgatacCTGCTACTGAGGCTTTCTGGGTCTAGGCACTATTCTGAGAGCTTTACAGAACCACCCTGGGATGTGGGTGCCGCTAAGATCCTCATTTTACGAACGAGACCACCGAAGCACTGGGAGGTGTGTACTCAAATACTTGAGTATTTACTGGCAGAGCCAGACGTGGAGGCCAGGTCCTTGACTCCCAAGTCTGCGCCCTTCATTCCACCCCAGCATGATCCCAGAAGAGGTTCTTAGGGCCTGGGGGCACCCTGAGGGTTGAGCCAGGCCCTAGCATCTCTGGTGATGCTGGAATGCATGCAGGttggaggatgaggaggaggcaAGGGTGGCCTTTGGACCCCTGCCTCTACCTCAGCCTCCAACACATGCATGTGGGGCAGGTCCCCTGGACAAGCCTCGTGGGCCCCGAGCACCAGCATTCCCGGCAACAAGCCTGGCTCTGTCGTCTGAGGGCTTTTACCTCCTCCGCATGGTCTCCCAGATCAATCTCCACAAACACAGATGGTTTCTGTGAATGGAAACCAAAGAGGTGTGGATGGTGGGCTTGGGTgggctggagaggagaggaggcttcctgggaggggcagtgggcTCCGGGCCCTGGCACAGCTAGGGTCTCATGACCACCCCCAGGACCACCACCGGTGGCTGTGCTCAGCGGGGGCTCCTGAGGAGCTGGTAGAGAGCTGCTAGCATTACGGATGGCAAGGTGCCCACGGCCAGCtctggcagagaggagggaggggtacggcctcccctctccccctgctcactccctcagTTGCCCTGGCTTCACCTGTCTGAGATTGCCTCAAGGTGATGTCCAGAGCTGCGGCATCccctctacatcctctccagacCTGCACGCGGCCCCACGACCCTCCTGGGACCCTCACCCCACGCCGGTGAGGACTCACACTGAGGTGTGGAAGCAGCTCGACCCAGGAGGGGTTTCCAGTGGGAGTGCTTTAGTGAATGCCACAGGTATTTGTGGGTGAGCTCCTGGAATCCCAGGGACCATCTGTCATAGGCCCAGCTCCCCCCTCCCACGTGGATCGGGAAGGGGAACGAGAGCCTTCTTCCTGTGGGATGTGGCCAGTGGGGATTCCTACCGCAGCGCACATGGGTCTCTGGGCAGAGTGTCAGGGCATGGGACTGGGGACACTTCAAAGCTGGGCTTTCCACGGCCACCCCCATCAGGTCCCAAAGGCCTCGGGCAGCCGCGTCGGGAAACAGTGGTGCCCAGCACCAGCTGGGAGCATGGAGCTTGAGCAAAGGCTCTTGGGTAGAGGTCGTGCTCGGTCCAGCCTACACGTGGTCCTGCCAAGGTGACCCCGGGCCCACGTGTCCAGCCTGCTCGTGGCCCCACAGGACTGTGCCTGTTAGCCCTCTCTGTTTGACAAAAGTCAAACGCTCTTGCCTCTTTTCCCAAAGGCTCATCCAGCTTTATGGACTCCAACTCCGGTTCCTGGGGAAGACACCAAACAAGTAAATAACAGCAGGGCCCGAGGACGACGGACGTGTGTCCACACTACAGGCGTGCCCGGCCCGTCCTCCCGCTCCTGCCACTGGCCTCTAGGTGGCCTCACCGCCGGCCCCGCCCAGCCACCATCAGGGTCCAACTTCCTGAGGGAGTCCCgattcttttcctgcttctcttcctctgggTCTGCCTTACTGTGGGAGGAGCGGGGACAACGGGTCAGCATCAGTGCCCTGAGATGCAGCTTTGGGCTGGCGCTTTCTCCCCCTGGGTGTTGGGAGGCTCGGGGATGCACCCCacaggacagggagggacagggtATGGAGGACCTTCCGTgtgcctgggggtgggagggtgagtgGGCGGAGGGCGAGGCAGAGGTGTCCCTTGCTAGGCATCGAGGAGTAGGCGGTGTTACTCGAGGCTGGTTCTGTGGCAATGGGGGTGGCGCTGTGGGGCTCTGTCTGTGGCGAGGATGGTGGCGCTGGGGGTGGTGTctgtggtgatgatggtggtgctGGGGGGTGTCTGTGGCAATGATGGTGGCACTGGGGGGCTCTGTctgtggtgatgatggtggcaCTGGAGGCGGTGtctgtggtgatggtggtggcgCTGGAGGCGGTGACTGTGGCGATGATGGTGGTGTTGGGGGGCTGTCCGCCAATGATGCTGCACATCCACATCTTTCCCAGTGAGACCTCTGGCACGACCAGTGGTCTAGAGTCGAGTGGGAATGTTTGCTAAGACAGGTGCCAGCTCCCGGACTCCGGGCCATGGCCAGCTGGGGTCCGCCTGGGGAGGCAGGTGCTGTGGGGTGTGCGGCTTGCAGCCCTGGCACCCCTCCCACCTTGAGCCGTCGGGGTCTTCTCAGGACACCCCAGGACTCCTTTGGGGTCCAAGCGTCAACCTTGGGGctggccccagcccccaccctgctgtGTCCTGTGTCCTCCTCACGTCTCTGAAAACCACCTGTGCTGGACAAAGACCACTTACCAGTTGGCATCCTCAGTGTCACTCTGTAGGTCTCTTCCCTGGTCCTCGGActctggggaggaaggggcagcaaTCGTCATCAGAACTCCTGGGCCCGTGGCCGCCCTGTGAGCACTGACAGCGCATCCTGCGGCATTGAGTCTGGGAGGACAGTCCAGGTCCCATTTCCCCGTGGCCATATCCAGGCCCAGAATGCTAAAGGTGGCCGCTTCCCTGTACCTGCTCCCCTTCCTGCCAGCAGCTCGGCGCCCCCGTCCCCCAACCCAACACGCATATGGGGCCCAAGATCCAAATGCAGTCCTGCTGCGGGGGTGGAAATTACAAAGCCTTAAATTGTCCTTCGATAGGAGGCCTTGTGGGGTGCCTCGGAGCACCCTGATCCTGCAGGGAGGATTTTCTCACAGAACTTGGTGGTGTCCCGTCCATGTGGCTCCCAGGCCTCAAGGCCAGGGGCCCCTGCGGACCGGAAAGCTGATGGCTGGGCTCCGGGAGACAGCCTGCAGGCTGCTTCTGTGTGGAGACCAGTAGAGTAGCTGGGTCTCCAGCTCTCCCATGCCATCCCTGCCCTGGGCCTGGCCTCTCGGGAACCCCCTGCCTCATGTCAGGAGGCCTGACTGGAGGGAGACCCATCTTAGCCAGGCCTCCCTGGCGCTCAGTGCACGCAGCCTTGGCTGTGTTGTTTGGGCCCTTCTCGGTGACTCACGAGCCCCCTGTGGCTAAGAACTAgggtcttcctcctcctctcgtCCTTCGCTCCCACACCGGTGCAGGGACTGATGCTGATGTGTGCTCGGATCTTCAGAGAACATTTCAGAAGCTGGTGGCTCTCGAGATGTCCTTTGGGCCAAAAAGGCTCAGCCCAGTCCCCACCTCAGAGAGAAGGACTCGAGTGATTCAGAAGCAGTAGTTTTGGGATTTTAAAATTGACTTCTTTTGGAAAATCTTCAGCAGGCCCCTACCTGTaggcacatgtgtgtgtgtgtgtgtgtgtgtgtgtgtgtgtgttttttagaAGACACGGCTGATCCCTGAACCTGCTGCTCCCTATGATACGTATCTGGCAAGAAGAGAAGAATCACTGAAAAGAGagacatgatttttttctccaaagtagACCCTCTGGGGCATATGTCATACGGAGGAATAGTAATACTTATGTGTCTGCTGGTCtcacctcctttccctcttctaaGAAAGCTCCTGAGATTATCAGGGCTCTGGGTGTACGGGGCAACCAGTGACACCTTAATCCGAAGGGCTCAGCCAATGGCCGTCCACCAGGCAGAGGCCTGGGGGCTGAGAAGTGTTGCCTCAGAGCTGAGTGCGGTCTGAGGTCAGAGAAGCGGGGCCTCCAGAGGTTTAGCAACAAAGGGAATAGAACGTTTCCTTTGGTTCTGCTCTTCAGCCGAGATGTGAACATCGTCAAATGCTTGCAGATTATTTTTGGGGTGTGAGACAGCCCCTCGGGCGCAGTGGGAGTCGGGCCTCagccacctcctctgggaagtaGGAAGTCTCATAAAAGGCACTGagctgcctggggaggggagacCCTCTTAGCCGATGTTGATCCTGTGATGGGGGTCAGAGGCCTGACTTGGCCTTACAGCCTGGCTGTACCCACCCTGCTGACTTTATCCCTTGGAGAAAGCCCGCCTTTCAGGGGCagccccccacttcctctctggaCACACCCTCCCTGGAGCACCAGCTCGGTGGAGGGACggccagggggcaggaggggcggcaAGGCAGGCCTGGGCTCTGGAGTCCGGGGCGGGCATCGTGGACACAGCAGTGTGAGCCGGGCAGCTCCTGTGGTGGGTCCCATGCTGGCGGCCGGTGGCTGGATTCCTGCTGTCCCCTTCTACACCAAGCTGGTCCTGGGGCCGGCTTGGACCTCTCATCTGCAGACTTAGTCCGGCCGCCCCTTGCTTGGAGCATTGGGTTAGCTGGCCTGTGTCCTGCGTCCGTGGCATCTCAGTACCTGTGGGTTCGGGCGGCACCTGCCTCATTGCCCTTGCTCCCTGCAGGTGTACGGAGGTGTGTCCTGGGCACCTGGCAGGGCCACCTCTTTTGGTCTCAGTTTACCACATGGACAGTGGGACCAGAGAAGCCCTTCCCAATGCTCTCCGTCCCGCGGGCTCCAGCGAGGCTGAGCCCAGCTGCTGAGTGGTGTCCGAGGCCACCTGGGAGCCACGTGGGGATCTGCCATTCATGCTGTTCGGGGAAACCCTGTGGTGCTGGCAGGAACATCCAGAAATAGCGGGCACCGAGCCTGTCCTCTCCTGCAGCTGCCCCGTAGTGGTGGCATTATCAGGACACGTCTACTTCCTTCTTTGGGGAATTTTGCTCCTCTCGAGTGAGCCTCAAGTGAGACAGGGTCGCCGTGTTCAGAGGCTTTGGGGGACAGAGGGTAAGAGCCCAGTggtggctctgtgctgctggccgGCACCCCTTCCCCCGAAACAACACCTCTTTGGATGTTTACACTaagagaacaaatatttttacacGCCTACCTCTCAAAATCATCCATAGGTCTTGAACAAACCACATTTCCTGCTTACTGGGTTTCATTTCCAGAGTCCTGACCTCAAAAAGGGCCGCTCGCTGGGTGACCTTCCCAGGAGAAGCAGAACTCCTGGGGACCCTGCAAATGACTGAACCAGTCCCCTCATCTCAGCCAGCTCAGGGCCCTGCTCCTCTGGGGAGAGGACCACGAGACACCTACCCACTGGGGAGCCCAAGTGGCTAACATCAAGGAGCGTCCATGCAAGCACTAGGTATTCCGCacctctgcccccgccccacccacgaCTGCGTGTTGAGGGATATCCTAGGTGGCAAGAACCGGCACGTGTAAAGTTACCTAGCTGGCCCGTGTCCTGTCTGCCGGCCCTGTGGGCTCATGGCTGACCTGGCCCGGGAGGCCCCCAGGTTCCCCGAGAGGGACTGACCCCCACGCTTCCCATGGCCACGGCCCTCCTGACCTCCTGACCTCAGCAGAGCTCACCGCGGCCCACTCAGTGGGCCCTGCCCTCAGGCTGGCCTGGTTCTGTCACCTGTAGACCCCGGCCCTTTTGGGTGTGGGCAGGGGCGGTGGGGCCGGGCCAGAAGGAGGGGCGTGGCTGGCCTACCCAGCTCCCTGCTCAGCTTCTTGACGCAGCGCAGAGGGTCCCCCTTCTGCAGCAGACCACCCACGCTCCTGCTGCGCTGCAGCTCAACCATCTCGCTGGCCGCCTTGAGGTGTCTGGGGGCTCCCCCTGATGGAGGGGCCCCGAGGCCCGGCCTGTGCCTCCTGTGTGCGGCTGTGTCCTTCTCCATCATGCTCCCTCCGTCAGGGCTCCAGAAAGAAGAGGGACGTGGGTTCCTGAGTGCGCCCTCAGACGCAGAGCATGGCTTCCAACCTCCGTCCGATCCAATGAGCAGCCCAGTGTGCCCTGCGGGCCCCTGTTGCCGAGTGGCCCCTGTGACATCACTGCAAAGTCAGAggtcagccccacccccacctgagaAGGAGGCTGAGGTCCCTCCTTGTGGATGCGGCAGCACTTGTGGTGCTGGGGCCTTTGGATGATTTCCTCGTATTGAGCATCTTTGTCCTGTCAGGGACATGTCATTGTGGACCAAACTCAGGCAAAGGGACCAGGGGCTCGGAGGGGAGGGGACATGCTGACAAACCCCGttctgcacccccccaccccctgccactgTCAGTCCGCTCGTGTGGCTGTGGAGAACAGCAAGCGACCAGGACAAATAACACTTGTCCCTCACCATCCGAGGACCCGGGACGGATGACACTTGTCCCTCACTGTCCGAGGACCCAGGACGGATGACACTTGTCCTCACAGTCTGGGTGAGGACCCGGGATGGATGATACTTGTCCCTCACCATCTGAGGACCTGGGACGAATGACAGTTGTCCCTCACTGTCCGAGGACCCGGGACGGATGACACTTGTCCTTCACAGTCCGGGCGAGGAGCCTGCTCCCCTGGGACTGCTCTCCCGGCCTGCGTGCCGCCTCCCGTCCCTTACTCACTTGTCTCtctgcatgtctgtgtcctaatctgtttttcttcttttgagtctAGTTGACACACATTACATCCgtttcaggagtacaacataGTGACCTGACTTCTTCCTGCCGTGCTCCCCGCACACGTCGTCCACTGTCATTGGCTCTATTCTGTTTCATCCTGGACTTGTCCACTCGGTAGCTGCAGGCCTGCACCTCCCCTGGCAGCCTAGTTCTTTGTATTTAGGGGTCTGAGTCTGcttcaatgtttattattattttttttttgacagagtgcaagcacgagcagcggaggggcagagagagggagacacagaatccgaagcaggctccaggctctgagctgtcagcacagagcccgacgtggggcctgaacccacaaaccgtgagatcatgacctgaaccaaaatctgacacttaactgactgagccacccaggcgccccagattcttttttttttattcattgggttattttagattccacttatgaatgaaatcatatggtatttgtctttctctgacttatttcactgagcgtAATATACTCTAGGCCCACCCATGCCATCACATATGGGATATCTTTCTATGGCCGATACTCCGTCCTGTACAGACACatatgtatccattcatctgtgacagacacttgggctgcATCCTCATCtttgctattatagataatgtaACCATCAGAGTGTGTGCGTCCCTTTGAgtatttttcaactctttgggtaaatagtgcaattgctgggttgtatgatggttttatttttaattttttgaggaacctccacacttttccagagcagatgcaccagtttgcattcctacgaacagtgcaaaagagatcctttctctctgcatccttgccaaaatctgttgttgcctgagttgttagccattctgacaggtgtgaggtggtatctcatggtggttttgatttgtatttccctgatgatgagtgatgttgagcatcttttcatgtgtctgttggctgtgTCCTAATCATAcaggattagggcccaccctcgTGACTTCATATAACCTTAATTACCCCTTTAAATGAAGATCcaatctccaaatacagtcacaggGTGAAGTGCTGGTGCTATGAGtttttgggggggacacaattcagcccataacacagCTTGACAGAGGACATCTGGTGTCATCCCAGCACATGCTTATCTGCAAACTTCCAAGGCCACGGGGACAAATCACAGTATGTGCTTCCCCTGAGCAACCAGTTGATCATAGATATTCAGAATGGGGCAAATGGTACTCCCTGGCTCCACACGCACTTCTACCTTGTCCGAAACTCTTCAGAGCATCTCCGCTGACAGGAGGGCTCAGGTCACCCAGCCGAGGGGCCGGTGCAGGTGCTGGTGTGGGGCCTAGATTCCCGAGTGCAGAGGGCTAGTCTTGGAGAGGCCAAGGGACAAAAGCCAGGATGGTGGGTCGCTTAGGTTATCTGGAGGAAGAGCAAGATTGAGGCCCCTGAAAGCCACTGTGACCTGTCACTAGGGGTCCTGGGAGAGGACCTTCTGGTTCCCGTGCTCCCCAGGCTTTCCTCCTTTCCGCCCTCCTGGTTCCCTGGGTCCCACATGTGTCTGAATCAGCCAGGAGCCATCCTGTGGCCCTGTCGTGGCCCTGCCGTGGCTGCTCGTGTCCATCCTGACTGATGCTGGCAGCCTCCGACCCGGCAGCCTCATGGGCAGGCGCTCCTCTCTGCACCCCTCAGACCCCTGGCACCACCCCACcacactgagccaccaggagggGCCGGAGGGAAGCAGTAATGGCACTTCACTCCCCAAGTCCATGCCCCCAGGGAAGggctgacccccccacccccccaccgggTGTCCCCAGAGCCAGACCATCGGCTTCTTTCATAACAGCCGACTCAGGCTGGAAATAAAACAGCAGCTGAGCGAAAACcgaatggaaagaagaaaggaccAGGGAAAAGAGAAGGTCTGCTCTTGCCCTGCAGGCAGGGTCTCCCCCAAATGCAATgcagcctcccctcctccacccgccCAGGTGGGACTGGGTCCTCAGCACCTTCCGCCTCCCAGAGGCACCTGCCCCTCCCTTAGATGCTGGCCTGTGTCCGGTCCTGGAGCACGAGGCCCACTGAGTCTCAGAGACCGTGGCACAGGACAGAGcccaccttcccctcctgggGCTGGATGCCTGTCTCCAACCGCTCTGCAGGTTCCCAGCAGGACACGGGCCATGGCAGTCGCCGTGCTGACCCACATGTCTCCATCCCGGAGAGCATG comes from the Prionailurus bengalensis isolate Pbe53 chromosome A1, Fcat_Pben_1.1_paternal_pri, whole genome shotgun sequence genome and includes:
- the CA1H13orf46 gene encoding uncharacterized protein C13orf46 homolog isoform X2; this translates as MMEKDTAAHRRHRPGLGAPPSGGAPRHLKAASEMVELQRSRSVGGLLQKGDPLRCVKKLSRELESEDQGRDLQSDTEDANCKADPEEEKQEKNRDSLRKLDPDGGWAGPAEPELESIKLDEPLGKEVVTGTMKEEKQSEMDMGGSSEDETRTSWVCCIPYSTRRKAKDSV
- the CA1H13orf46 gene encoding uncharacterized protein C13orf46 homolog isoform X1, whose amino-acid sequence is MMEKDTAAHRRHRPGLGAPPSGGAPRHLKAASEMVELQRSRSVGGLLQKGDPLRCVKKLSRELESEDQGRDLQSDTEDANCKADPEEEKQEKNRDSLRKLDPDGGWAGPAEPELESIKLDEPLGKEKPSVFVEIDLGDHAEEVVTGTMKEEKQSEMDMGGSSEDETRTSWVCCIPYSTRRKAKDSV